Proteins encoded together in one Lathyrus oleraceus cultivar Zhongwan6 chromosome 5, CAAS_Psat_ZW6_1.0, whole genome shotgun sequence window:
- the LOC127083087 gene encoding uncharacterized protein LOC127083087, which yields MVMMNSGSALRKQVFPIDFETEMSQLLVDAAHHGDTDTAMECVANSSVDVNFIGTVMLKSKTTEISLHDESPHRVNSVYQEFKTEVTPLFLAAHSGNLTLLRKLMNVGANVNVRLFRGYATTAAVREGHLNVLEVLINGGASQLACEEALLESSYVGRARFAELLMQSNMIRPRVAVHALVSACCRGFIEVVDVLIKQGVDINAIDRILLQSSKPFLHTNVDCNALFAAVVSRQINVVKLLLQVGVRLDIKVKLGAWSWETDTGEELRVGVGLAEPYPITWCAVEYFESTGTILNMLLHYLSPNSFHIGRTLLHHTIICNNERALNILLNNGVDTELALQTTEETNLHPIHMAARLGLCNILQCLINGNCNLDSQTKFGDTALMICTRYKHEKCLRVLVSSGADLGIVNSFGHCATSTAISIHWTKDYHRAVLDIIRAGKVVKSSNASRFSALLFATRANDIEALKKLIENRNINLDEQNEDGFSAVMISASEGSVEAFKLLLHAGADVTNLKNKHGLTALDIIDLKQNGENVHKVMFEYALKKGCLNISTLAEANPLHRAACYGDINNVEKLLKEGNYDVNSFDENGYTPLMLAARESNGEMCGLLISHGAKCDIKNERHETALLLARENNGKGNAAENVIMDELATRVVLCGARVKKHTKCGKGLPHRKQLVMVGAAGILRWGKSNKRNVVCKEAEVGPSEKFRWNRRKKFDVDEVGMFHVVTTKNKEVHFVCEGGVEMAELWVRGIRLVTREAIFGSRANTS from the exons ATGGTGATGATGAATTCCGGTTCAGCCTTGAGGAAACAGGTTTTTCCAATTGATTTCGAAACAGAAATGTCACAGCTTCTGGTAGATGCTGCTCATCATGGTGACACTGATACTGCTATGGAATGTGTAGCCAATTCATCTGTGGATGTTAACTTTATCGGAACCGTGATGTTGAAGTCCAAAACGACGGAGATTTCGCTTCATGATGAGTCGCCTCATCGAGTTAACTCGGTGTATCAGGAGTTTAAAACTGAAGTCACTCCTCTGTTTTTGGCTGCACATTCCGGAAACTTGACTCTCCTTCGTAAATTAATG AATGTGGGAGCTAATGTGAATGTGAGATTGTTCCGTGGCTATGCTACAACAGCGGCGGTTAGAGAAGGACACCTTAATGTATTGGAGGTTCTTATCAATGGTGGAGCTTCACAGCTTGCATGTGAAGAGGCTTTACTCGAATCAAGCTATGTCGGACGGGCTAGATTTGCTGAACTGCTTATGCAGTCCAATATGATCCGTCCTCGGGTTGCAGTTCACGCCCTTGTCTCTGCTTGTTGCAGAGGATTCATTGAGGTTGTTGATGTACTCATCAAG CAAGGAGTTGATATCAATGCAATCGATAGGATTTTGCTTCAATCTTCAAAGCCATTTCTTCACACCAATGTTGATTGCAATGCATTATTTGCTGCTGTGGTGAGCAGGCAGATAAATGTTGTTAAACTACTGTTGCAGGTTGGTGTAAGACTTGATATCAAGGTTAAATTAGGAGCTTGGTCTTGGGAAACAGATACAGGAGAAGAACTTCGTGTTGGTGTCGGACTAGCCGAGCCTTATCCGATCACATGGTGTGCTGTAGAATATTTTGAATCCACTGGCACTATACTCAATATGCTTCTCCATTACCTCTCACCTAATAGTTTTCACATTGGAAGAACTCTCTTGCACCACACCATCATTTGCAACAATGAAAGAGCATTAAATATACTTCTCAATAATGGGGTTGATACAGAATTAGCACTTCAAACTACTGAAGAAACGAATCTACACCCTATTCACATGGCTGCACGGCTTGGATTATGCAACATTCTTCAATGTTTGATTAATGGTAACTGTAACTTGGACTCACAAACAAAATTTGGTGACACGGCATTGATGATTTGCACCAGGTATAAACATGAGAAGTGTCTAAGAGTTTTAGTATCATCAGGAGCTGATTTGGGGATAGTAAATTCGTTCGGTCATTGCGCAACTTCAACAGCAATTTCTATTCATTGGACTAAAGACTATCATAGAGCTGTTTTGGATATAATTAGAGCCGGAAAGGTTGTTAAATCAAGCAATGCGTCTAGATTTTCAGCTTTGTTATTTGCCACTCGCGCGAACGACATAGAGGCTTTGAAAAAACTCATTGAAAACAGAAACATAAATCTAGATGAGCAAAATGAGGATGGATTTTCAGCTGTCATGATATCTGCTTCAGAGGGTAGCGTGGAGGCTTTCAAGTTGCTTCTTCATGCCGGAGCTGATGTAACCAATCTTAAAAACAAACATGGTTTAACAGCTCTTGATATCATAGATTTGAAACAAAATGGTGAAAATGTTCATAAGGTGATGTTTGAATATGCACTTAAAAAGGGATGTTTGAATATTAGTACTTTAGCCGAGGCGAATCCTCTACACCGTGCAGCTTGTTATGGAGATATAAACAATGTTGAAAAACTACTAAAAGAAGGGAATTATGATGTGAATAGTTTTGATGAAAATGGATATACACCATTGATGTTAGCTGCCAGAGAAAGTAATGGAGAAATGTGTGGCCTTTTGATATCTCATGGAGCAAAATGTGATATTAAGAATGAAAGACACGAAACAGCACTTTTACTTGCAAGAGAAAATAATGGGAAAGGAAATGCTGCAGAGAATGTGATAATGGATGAATTGGCTACAAGAGTAGTATTGTGTGGTGCGCGTGTGAAGAAACATACAAAGTGTGGTAAAGGGTTGCCACATAGGAAACAACTGGTAATGGTTGGTGCTGCTGGAATCTTACGTTGGGGGAAATCGAATAAGAGAAACGTTGTTTGTAAAGAGGCTGAGGTTGGACCAAGTGAAAAATTTCGATGGAACCGTAGGAAGAAGTTTGATGTTGATGAGGTGGGAATGTTTCATGTTGTTACAACAAAAAATAAGGAGGTGCATTTTGTTTGTGAAGGTGGGGTTGAAATGGCTGAGTTGTGGGTAAGGGGGATTAGATTAGTAACAAGAGAAGCCATATTTGGTTCTAGAGCTAATACTAGTTGA